From Candidatus Omnitrophota bacterium, the proteins below share one genomic window:
- the tadA gene encoding tRNA adenosine(34) deaminase TadA, whose translation MTDEAMMREAVKLARKAASQDEVPVGAVIVHQNRIIARAHNQVELLKDPTAHAEMIAITQAASALSAKWLQDCTLYVTLEPCSMCAGALVLARINRICFGAWDPKAGACGSILNIAQNSRLNHRIEVLGGLLDTECGGLLSDFFEKKRAPRAAL comes from the coding sequence ATGACAGATGAGGCCATGATGCGGGAAGCCGTCAAGCTGGCCCGGAAAGCGGCCAGCCAGGATGAGGTCCCGGTGGGGGCGGTCATTGTCCATCAGAACCGGATCATTGCGCGCGCGCATAACCAGGTGGAGCTTCTCAAGGACCCGACGGCCCATGCCGAAATGATCGCGATCACGCAAGCGGCCAGCGCGTTATCGGCCAAATGGCTGCAGGATTGCACTCTGTACGTGACCCTGGAGCCCTGCAGCATGTGCGCGGGCGCCCTCGTGCTGGCACGTATCAACAGGATTTGTTTTGGCGCGTGGGACCCTAAGGCAGGCGCTTGCGGATCAATATTGAATATCGCGCAAAATTCACGGTTGAATCATCGCATCGAAGTATTGGGGGGACTCCTGGACACGGAGTGCGGCGGCCTGCTGAGCGATTTTTTCGAGAAAAAACGGGCGCCGCGAGCCGCCCTGTGA
- a CDS encoding PAS domain S-box protein has product MSLVKKNKFPCQHQLTFLYNILNQIGDELMVTDRHGKIIYVNEATARGLGYPKAKILDRFITDFLRPRISLSRWKRVYFNPLKRRKAPVGYVLDRETRRGQRQKIDITAVYLKHHDQEFVLSIARNITHQIIIQNQLRESELRFRLLSENAADGIAIFDVSGRITYANRALAGVLKTPLSRLIGRQFEKHAAKGPSVVKAYACLRRALKGEAGIREEFDAVDSRGEVIPVEVNISPLSREGRIQGIQAVIRDVRRRKQMDRLLRESERMKTIVQFVSGTAQEIKHPLKAIHTRIQDITERYRSRGFEYIGFKEFTELLDALDNISQQLQLCYTTTDRLLSLNTRRAGLRENAVDMNRVVRDVISTVHQQLKFSGIRPRLQLKDPLPYPAAIGVTEMSQVVTNIVMNAIQAMPGGGRLVIRTYYDRHTHRVILEIRDDGIGIPEEDLPKVFEPFFSTKKRGADKGSGLGLAIVQSLVKSVQGEVEIDSSLRKGTQVKVALPARRPSDRRMKVRHDR; this is encoded by the coding sequence ATGTCCCTGGTTAAAAAAAACAAGTTTCCTTGCCAGCACCAGCTCACCTTCCTTTACAACATCCTGAACCAGATCGGCGATGAATTGATGGTGACCGACCGGCACGGCAAAATTATTTATGTCAACGAGGCGACGGCTCGGGGATTGGGTTACCCGAAAGCGAAAATATTAGACCGTTTTATCACCGATTTTCTGCGTCCACGGATTTCTCTCTCCCGTTGGAAGAGGGTTTATTTCAATCCCCTGAAACGTCGAAAAGCCCCGGTGGGTTACGTCCTGGACCGGGAGACTCGCAGGGGACAAAGGCAGAAAATCGATATCACGGCGGTTTATTTAAAACACCATGACCAGGAATTCGTCCTTTCCATAGCACGCAATATCACCCACCAGATCATCATCCAGAATCAGCTGAGGGAATCGGAATTGCGGTTTCGCCTTTTGAGCGAAAACGCCGCGGACGGGATCGCCATTTTTGATGTGAGCGGCCGGATCACGTATGCCAACCGCGCTTTGGCGGGAGTTCTTAAAACGCCTCTTTCGCGTTTGATTGGGAGACAATTTGAAAAGCACGCAGCCAAGGGGCCATCCGTCGTCAAGGCGTACGCGTGCTTGCGCCGGGCTTTGAAAGGTGAGGCGGGTATCCGCGAGGAATTTGATGCCGTTGACAGCCGGGGGGAGGTTATCCCGGTGGAAGTGAACATTTCGCCACTCTCGCGGGAAGGGCGAATCCAGGGGATCCAGGCCGTCATCCGGGATGTCAGGCGCCGGAAACAAATGGACAGGTTGCTCCGTGAATCGGAAAGGATGAAGACCATTGTTCAATTCGTTTCGGGCACGGCGCAGGAAATCAAGCATCCTCTCAAGGCCATTCACACGCGCATCCAAGACATTACCGAGCGGTACCGCTCCCGGGGGTTTGAATATATTGGATTTAAGGAATTCACGGAACTCTTAGACGCCCTGGATAATATTTCCCAACAATTGCAGTTGTGCTACACCACAACGGATCGTCTTTTAAGCCTCAACACCCGGCGGGCGGGCCTGCGGGAAAACGCGGTGGATATGAATCGCGTTGTCCGGGACGTGATATCCACCGTCCATCAGCAATTGAAATTTTCCGGTATCCGTCCGCGCCTGCAGTTGAAGGACCCGTTGCCGTACCCGGCCGCCATCGGCGTGACAGAGATGAGCCAAGTGGTGACCAACATCGTGATGAACGCGATCCAGGCCATGCCCGGAGGGGGGCGGCTGGTGATCCGGACGTATTACGACCGCCACACGCACAGGGTGATTTTGGAGATTCGGGATGACGGCATCGGTATTCCTGAAGAAGATCTGCCAAAAGTGTTTGAGCCGTTCTTTTCTACAAAAAAACGGGGAGCGGACAAGGGCTCCGGGCTTGGTCTTGCGATCGTGCAGTCGCTGGTGAAATCCGTGCAAGGCGAGGTTGAGATTGACAGCAGTTTAAGGAAGGGGACCCAGGTTAAGGTTGCCCTGCCTGCCCGCCGGCCATCTGACCGGCGAATGAAGGTGCGGCATGACAGATGA
- a CDS encoding ATPase, T2SS/T4P/T4SS family, with the protein MDNLKKFELETELINVLLGKMRVLQSANERISMVQEALKTVFLNDQGGRFKKEMEELSVEAARLRFVEDFLSYGLIQDVLCDLEVEDIIINSMNPIYIHHAQKGLVSIDKRFTKLDDLELFIKKLILFSGRTKMLKVMNLELPNLEGRVNIISSPFGPQMTITKAKLSPLSVIDLIKRGSMNYEIAAQLWLYLEGMSIRPANIIIAGGPGVGKTTLLNSLFCFIPENERVVVIEDTLELNTDFDYSCSRLESGEDFTLAELVKNSLRMRPERIVIGEVRGEEARDMITAANIGKYCIGTIHALTSREAIIRLQNEPMDIPEELVRLIDVFIVLKRYHVGNKLFRVIDEVSETSGMEQEKILLSQIYKYDYETNTMKTMATSTVYRDRLAQQAGLLPKDLIMEVKLRAFILEELTKRGMTTMKEVTQFCRAYSRNPEKAVASLGFDRDQLLGIPKGEKKRIFTR; encoded by the coding sequence ATGGATAATCTGAAAAAATTTGAACTGGAAACCGAGCTCATCAATGTCCTTCTGGGAAAAATGCGTGTTTTGCAGAGCGCCAATGAGCGCATTTCTATGGTCCAGGAGGCCTTGAAGACCGTTTTTTTGAATGACCAGGGCGGGCGGTTTAAAAAGGAAATGGAAGAGCTTTCCGTCGAAGCGGCCCGTCTCAGGTTTGTGGAAGATTTCCTTTCGTACGGCCTGATCCAGGATGTCCTTTGCGACCTTGAGGTCGAAGATATCATCATCAATTCGATGAACCCCATTTATATTCACCACGCCCAGAAAGGCCTGGTGTCCATCGACAAGCGTTTTACGAAGCTGGATGACCTGGAGCTTTTCATCAAGAAGCTCATCCTTTTTTCCGGGCGTACAAAAATGCTGAAGGTGATGAATCTTGAACTGCCGAATCTGGAGGGGCGCGTCAACATCATTTCGTCTCCTTTCGGGCCCCAGATGACCATCACCAAGGCCAAGCTTTCTCCGTTGAGCGTGATCGACCTGATCAAGCGCGGCAGCATGAATTATGAGATCGCGGCGCAGTTATGGCTTTATCTTGAAGGGATGTCCATCCGTCCGGCTAACATCATCATCGCGGGCGGCCCGGGGGTCGGCAAGACTACTCTCCTGAACTCCCTGTTTTGCTTTATCCCGGAAAACGAGCGCGTCGTCGTTATTGAGGACACCCTGGAATTGAATACGGATTTTGACTACAGCTGTTCCCGTCTGGAGAGCGGGGAGGACTTCACGCTGGCGGAATTGGTCAAAAACAGTCTGCGCATGCGTCCGGAGCGGATTGTGATCGGCGAGGTCCGCGGCGAAGAGGCCCGCGACATGATCACCGCAGCCAACATCGGAAAATACTGTATCGGGACCATCCATGCCCTCACGTCCCGCGAGGCCATCATCCGTCTTCAGAACGAGCCCATGGACATTCCCGAAGAGCTGGTCCGGCTCATCGATGTCTTTATTGTGCTGAAAAGGTATCACGTCGGCAATAAGCTTTTCCGCGTGATCGACGAGGTCAGCGAAACCAGCGGGATGGAACAAGAGAAGATTCTTCTGTCCCAGATTTACAAATACGACTATGAAACCAACACGATGAAGACCATGGCGACCAGCACGGTTTACCGGGACCGGCTGGCCCAGCAGGCGGGGCTTCTTCCCAAAGATTTGATCATGGAGGTGAAGCTCCGCGCTTTTATCCTCGAAGAGTTGACCAAGCGGGGGATGACAACGATGAAGGAAGTCACCCAGTTCTGCCGGGCGTACAGCCGTAACCCTGAAAAGGCCGTTGCCAGCCTGGGATTCGACCGGGATCAGCTTTTGGGGATCCCTAAAGGCGAGAAAAAAAGGATATTTACGCGGTAG
- a CDS encoding pitrilysin family protein has translation MRRHLVAFILWAVLAAFLQAPVDAKQPSLNIPTKKHVLKNGMTVLVSEMPSSPIVAIYALVKTGSATEGKYLGTGISHFLEHMLFKGTAKRGVGQISQEIQAMGGTINAATSFDYTIYTMAVPYDKFEQAMDIMADMLMNSKFDADEIEKEREVVFGEMRMHNDRPERVLSHLTQDTVYLQHPYRLPIIGFEELLRPLRREDFLDYYKTHYVPGNIVFAVAGRIDGKAALPKIAEAFQDFQRQRYQPRNLVQEPQQVGPRRAEKEYSTELTRMSMAYSGVGMLHEDMVPLDILAMILGQGASSRLYQSVYKRQGLVRSVSASNFTPVDRGTFEIECVLDDSQVDKALEAVKAEVSLLQKGGVAPKELEKAKRQVLSQFLLAFQTAGSVASHTAYDEAFTGDFGFSGKYIDAVNAVTPRDIQRVAKQYLVGSRESIVILRPRKPAVEEKSGGSVSQAGDVEMITLDNGLKVLLRENHAFPIVSIQLSMGAGFLQEPPELNGLADLTARLWTKSTKSLTSSQLSETVESHGISLWSYSGRNSMGIAMQVLNQDTEFGMDLLRDFIQNPGFREEDFLKTKEEMLTAVNQRDDSVVQQTLKTLREVLFEKHPFRFDPLGTSESLANIQMPDPQRFLSRFLSPKNMVIAVYGDINKQDVLRMVADRMAGLRGEDVALEKVAEAPPSAIRTKAMVMEKEQAMVAVAFQGPDLYSPDRYKVSLLSSILGSSFSGRMFTQIRDEGGQAYALGGDYIGARDMGMVYFYVLTDPGSAEEVRQKLTGLIDEIRAVPVPDQELADMKAYLKGSFLMGLQTDQQLSFVTTMDELNGLGYNYYQSYDQKIDEITPADIQRLAQTYLDWEKSAVVVTMPKPAEALAKP, from the coding sequence ATGAGACGGCATCTTGTTGCTTTCATTCTCTGGGCTGTGCTTGCGGCTTTCCTCCAGGCCCCCGTTGACGCCAAACAACCCTCGCTGAATATCCCCACAAAGAAACACGTACTCAAAAACGGCATGACGGTGCTGGTCAGCGAAATGCCTTCCAGCCCGATTGTCGCGATCTATGCCCTTGTGAAGACCGGTTCGGCCACCGAAGGGAAATATCTCGGGACGGGGATTTCCCACTTTCTGGAGCACATGCTTTTTAAAGGCACGGCCAAACGCGGGGTTGGCCAGATCTCGCAGGAAATCCAGGCCATGGGCGGGACGATCAACGCGGCCACCAGCTTCGACTATACCATTTATACCATGGCTGTCCCGTATGACAAGTTCGAACAGGCGATGGACATCATGGCTGACATGCTGATGAATTCGAAATTTGACGCCGATGAGATCGAAAAAGAGAGAGAAGTCGTTTTTGGGGAAATGCGGATGCACAATGACCGGCCGGAACGCGTCCTCAGCCATTTGACCCAGGACACGGTTTATCTGCAGCATCCGTATCGCCTGCCGATCATCGGTTTCGAGGAGCTTCTGCGGCCGCTCCGGCGGGAAGATTTTCTGGATTATTATAAAACGCATTATGTCCCCGGCAACATCGTCTTTGCCGTCGCAGGGCGGATTGACGGCAAAGCAGCCCTGCCGAAAATCGCGGAGGCCTTTCAGGATTTTCAACGACAGCGCTATCAGCCCAGGAACCTCGTCCAGGAGCCGCAGCAGGTGGGCCCTCGCCGTGCGGAAAAGGAATATTCGACGGAATTGACCCGCATGTCCATGGCTTACAGCGGCGTCGGCATGCTCCATGAGGACATGGTTCCCCTTGACATCCTGGCCATGATCCTCGGGCAGGGGGCGAGCTCGAGGCTTTACCAAAGTGTCTACAAGCGGCAAGGCCTGGTCCGCTCTGTATCCGCCTCAAATTTTACTCCGGTCGACCGCGGGACCTTTGAGATCGAGTGCGTTTTGGACGATTCGCAGGTTGACAAAGCCCTCGAGGCTGTGAAGGCGGAGGTTTCGCTTCTTCAGAAAGGGGGCGTCGCGCCGAAGGAGCTGGAGAAGGCCAAACGTCAGGTTTTAAGCCAGTTTCTCCTGGCTTTCCAAACGGCGGGATCTGTCGCCTCCCACACGGCGTATGATGAGGCGTTTACCGGCGATTTTGGATTCTCGGGGAAATACATTGATGCCGTGAACGCGGTCACCCCCCGGGACATCCAGAGAGTGGCGAAGCAGTATCTTGTGGGTTCCCGCGAGTCGATCGTGATTTTGCGGCCCCGCAAACCGGCCGTGGAGGAAAAATCCGGAGGGAGCGTTTCACAGGCAGGTGACGTTGAGATGATCACTTTGGACAACGGCCTGAAGGTCCTGTTAAGAGAAAATCACGCTTTCCCAATCGTCTCGATCCAGTTGAGCATGGGGGCCGGGTTTCTTCAGGAACCACCGGAATTGAACGGGCTGGCGGATTTGACAGCGCGGCTTTGGACCAAATCCACAAAATCTCTCACCTCCAGCCAGCTGTCCGAGACTGTGGAGTCTCACGGAATATCGTTATGGAGCTATTCCGGGCGCAACAGCATGGGGATTGCCATGCAGGTCCTGAACCAGGACACGGAATTCGGAATGGATCTCCTGAGGGATTTCATTCAAAATCCGGGATTTCGCGAGGAGGATTTCCTCAAAACCAAGGAGGAAATGCTGACGGCGGTCAATCAGCGCGACGACAGCGTTGTGCAACAGACGCTTAAAACCCTCAGGGAAGTTTTATTTGAAAAGCACCCGTTCCGGTTTGATCCCCTGGGGACCTCCGAATCATTGGCGAATATCCAGATGCCGGACCCTCAGCGCTTTTTGTCGCGCTTTCTTTCCCCCAAGAACATGGTGATCGCTGTTTACGGAGACATCAACAAGCAGGACGTGCTAAGAATGGTGGCGGACCGGATGGCCGGCCTCCGGGGCGAGGATGTCGCCCTGGAAAAAGTCGCCGAGGCGCCGCCGTCTGCTATACGCACAAAGGCCATGGTGATGGAGAAGGAACAGGCCATGGTCGCCGTTGCTTTTCAGGGCCCGGATTTGTACAGCCCCGACCGGTATAAAGTTTCGTTGTTGTCATCCATCCTGGGTTCGTCGTTCAGCGGGCGAATGTTCACGCAAATTCGCGACGAAGGAGGCCAGGCCTATGCCCTGGGGGGCGACTACATCGGCGCGAGGGACATGGGCATGGTCTATTTCTACGTGCTGACCGACCCCGGCAGTGCCGAGGAAGTCAGGCAAAAGCTGACAGGATTAATCGATGAGATCCGCGCCGTCCCGGTGCCGGACCAGGAGCTCGCGGACATGAAAGCGTATCTGAAGGGGTCCTTCCTGATGGGTTTGCAGACCGACCAACAGTTGAGTTTTGTAACAACAATGGATGAATTGAACGGTTTGGGGTATAATTATTACCAATCTTACGATCAAAAGATCGATGAGATCACCCCGGCGGATATCCAGCGGCTGGCGCAGACTTATCTGGATTGGGAAAAATCTGCCGTGGTCGTGACCATGCCCAAGCCGGCCGAGGCCCTTGCAAAACCCTAA
- a CDS encoding helix-turn-helix domain-containing protein codes for MEKLLKVSEVSEMLQVSPKTVYNWVCYGYIPHFKVNSSRGNGGALRFRQSDLEQWLEIRKQNGRGTFKHALIN; via the coding sequence ATGGAAAAGTTACTGAAAGTTAGTGAGGTTAGCGAGATGCTTCAGGTTAGTCCAAAGACAGTTTATAATTGGGTATGTTACGGATATATTCCGCATTTCAAAGTAAATAGTTCACGAGGGAACGGTGGGGCTCTTCGATTCCGGCAGTCGGATTTAGAGCAGTGGTTAGAAATAAGAAAACAAAATGGCCGTGGAACTTTTAAGCATGCTTTGATTAATTAA
- the ssb gene encoding single-stranded DNA-binding protein, whose protein sequence is MDLNIVKIKGNLTKDPEFKHTASGKAVCGISIASNHGYAKNGKRTTEVSYFNIEAWGVIAENCAKYLKKGNGVIIEGRLKQDRWEKDGKTQSRIKISASNVQFLFDKKDKVSKQATEEEGSGPVPTQSLFQ, encoded by the coding sequence ATGGACTTAAATATTGTAAAAATTAAAGGGAACCTTACAAAAGATCCGGAATTCAAGCACACGGCATCAGGAAAAGCTGTCTGCGGCATATCAATTGCGAGCAACCATGGTTACGCTAAGAATGGCAAAAGAACCACGGAAGTATCCTATTTCAATATTGAGGCATGGGGCGTGATCGCTGAGAACTGCGCTAAATATTTGAAAAAAGGAAACGGTGTCATCATCGAAGGTCGTCTCAAACAAGATCGTTGGGAAAAGGACGGTAAGACCCAGAGTCGAATCAAGATTTCAGCGAGTAATGTTCAGTTTCTCTTTGATAAGAAAGATAAGGTGTCTAAGCAAGCGACAGAGGAGGAAGGTAGCGGCCCGGTGCCGACCCAATCCCTTTTTCAATGA
- a CDS encoding TraM recognition domain-containing protein: MEKILNTITMWRNGVTADPKEEAISFPFVSFNLQAELDSFYADKRNQENTFVGLDASKSNKAAVSIPDIQRSQHLQILGMTGTGKTAGIFLPLIYQDALKNRPVIILDAKGELSSIDQLNAMLGQIGRGGDLLLFSLVHKEQSCTYNPLYVGECDPQIIIDSFFNNFKDDNSFYWETAKTIFTNTFYVLHSLERPFTPMDVYAYLTNNACRLEINKQIRPTNQKGFLHLKLLNTLIERLTDQYKGWEHVVTGFNNYLLAHRDDILNDDDSDIILTDVIRQRKIVYFQLPTNAYPIQAVSIARMVQANLRYISSLIQIGQIPKDILVSVIIDEYASFAEESFVEVLNKARSSGMMVTIAHQSLSDLKAISETFMKRIDENTLNKIYLKQTDPELCELIARSMGTYVKEEKTYRMSGGKFGNQIHSGESSNRMVNEFYFPPDKVKNLHKFGQGYFIYRGDSTQKCVNFGCFGEMPDRSYSQKTKKDKKEGLRLFAKYYIQQIEEKPSKKANKTIKASSGIEWGD; the protein is encoded by the coding sequence ATGGAAAAGATTCTCAATACAATTACCATGTGGCGGAATGGCGTTACCGCAGATCCAAAGGAAGAGGCTATATCGTTCCCGTTTGTTTCCTTTAACCTCCAGGCTGAATTGGATAGTTTTTATGCAGACAAAAGAAATCAGGAAAATACTTTTGTCGGTTTGGATGCCTCAAAATCAAATAAGGCAGCGGTTAGTATCCCTGATATTCAGCGAAGCCAACACCTTCAAATTTTGGGCATGACTGGAACGGGAAAGACGGCTGGTATTTTCTTGCCGCTCATTTATCAGGATGCCCTTAAAAATCGCCCTGTGATCATATTGGATGCCAAAGGAGAGCTTTCATCCATTGACCAGCTGAACGCAATGCTAGGGCAAATCGGCCGAGGTGGAGACTTATTGTTGTTTTCACTCGTACATAAAGAACAATCCTGCACCTATAACCCACTTTATGTAGGGGAATGCGATCCGCAGATAATAATTGATTCATTTTTCAATAACTTCAAAGACGACAATTCGTTTTATTGGGAAACGGCAAAGACTATCTTTACCAACACTTTTTATGTTCTGCACTCTCTTGAAAGACCTTTTACCCCAATGGACGTGTATGCGTATTTGACGAATAACGCCTGCCGCCTAGAAATTAATAAACAAATTCGGCCAACAAACCAAAAAGGATTTTTGCATTTAAAGTTGCTCAATACCCTTATTGAACGCCTAACCGACCAATATAAAGGATGGGAGCATGTTGTTACCGGCTTCAATAATTATCTTCTGGCACATCGTGACGATATTCTTAATGACGATGATAGCGATATTATTCTGACGGATGTCATCCGCCAGCGGAAGATTGTGTATTTCCAGCTTCCAACTAATGCGTACCCGATACAGGCAGTCAGTATCGCTCGTATGGTACAGGCAAATTTACGGTATATTTCATCCTTAATCCAGATCGGCCAGATTCCCAAAGACATTTTAGTGAGCGTCATTATTGATGAGTATGCTTCCTTTGCTGAGGAGTCGTTTGTTGAAGTTCTCAATAAAGCCAGAAGTAGCGGGATGATGGTAACGATTGCCCATCAAAGTTTAAGTGATTTAAAGGCGATTTCCGAAACATTTATGAAGCGTATTGATGAAAATACTTTAAATAAAATTTATCTTAAACAGACTGATCCGGAGCTTTGCGAATTGATCGCCAGAAGCATGGGCACATATGTTAAAGAGGAAAAAACCTACCGGATGTCTGGCGGAAAGTTCGGCAATCAAATCCATAGCGGTGAGTCGTCTAATCGTATGGTCAATGAATTCTATTTCCCACCGGATAAGGTTAAAAACCTGCATAAATTCGGGCAGGGCTACTTTATTTATCGTGGCGACAGTACTCAGAAATGCGTTAATTTTGGTTGCTTTGGTGAAATGCCGGACAGGTCATACAGCCAAAAGACTAAAAAAGATAAGAAAGAGGGGTTGCGCCTTTTCGCAAAATATTACATACAGCAGATCGAGGAAAAACCTTCAAAGAAGGCTAATAAGACCATAAAGGCTTCCAGTGGAATTGAATGGGGAGATTGA
- a CDS encoding TrbI/VirB10 family protein, protein MQKVSVINLFLKADNAGRRKPTVLTWILLCLLVFSSYFLSQNKKPSKKKKEPPKVSIIKERDIVKAAHSPDKSGDIFKIDYSDIVDPTDEKSSKEGLPRPKKAYKPRSNSKMIVFDGTKDSQSEQIVPLGSMVRCILIHNIVTNNFNAPVIAQVWEDFYFNGELLLPFGTRIYGTAFAGRQRDRITVKFHNIVFQDGKTLKIDAIALSKDGSGGLTGTVIDNRNKKIFIQMAMNFLGGLAAGLQQTATNAVTGLSEVESNSRNAILNGVANTFEKEARRIQKEVEDAKGYAVVLAGNELVVYFEKESDVNPL, encoded by the coding sequence ATGCAGAAGGTATCTGTTATTAATCTGTTTCTAAAGGCGGATAACGCGGGCAGGCGTAAACCTACTGTATTAACGTGGATTTTGTTGTGCCTGCTGGTGTTTAGTTCTTATTTCCTTTCACAGAACAAAAAGCCCTCGAAGAAGAAAAAAGAGCCTCCGAAAGTAAGCATTATCAAGGAACGAGATATCGTGAAAGCGGCTCATTCTCCGGATAAAAGTGGCGATATTTTCAAAATTGACTATTCCGATATTGTCGATCCGACTGATGAAAAAAGTTCAAAAGAAGGGCTTCCAAGGCCTAAAAAGGCTTATAAACCGCGCTCGAATTCCAAGATGATCGTATTCGATGGTACTAAAGACTCTCAGTCTGAGCAGATCGTTCCTTTGGGAAGTATGGTTCGCTGTATTCTGATCCACAACATCGTGACGAACAATTTTAACGCCCCAGTGATAGCCCAGGTATGGGAGGATTTTTATTTTAACGGCGAACTCTTACTGCCCTTCGGGACCCGGATTTACGGAACAGCGTTTGCCGGACGGCAAAGGGATCGGATTACGGTAAAGTTTCACAACATTGTTTTTCAAGACGGGAAGACATTAAAAATTGATGCCATTGCTTTAAGCAAAGATGGGTCAGGTGGGTTGACTGGAACGGTGATTGATAATCGCAATAAGAAGATTTTTATTCAAATGGCGATGAATTTTTTGGGAGGGTTGGCAGCCGGACTTCAACAGACGGCAACAAATGCCGTAACCGGCCTAAGCGAAGTTGAATCAAACTCACGAAATGCGATCCTAAACGGGGTCGCCAATACCTTTGAGAAAGAAGCCAGACGTATTCAAAAAGAAGTTGAGGACGCGAAAGGCTATGCGGTTGTCTTGGCGGGCAATGAATTGGTTGTTTATTTTGAAAAAGAGTCGGATGTTAATCCATTGTAA
- a CDS encoding TrbG/VirB9 family P-type conjugative transfer protein — protein sequence MKYLILIFLLCITTPLWADSRYLPNDKVLYENPQEQDVLKVNTAMGYCTVLEFPDKPTMVSVGDNSMIQIEVPQNSKSIVIKPLEESGETNLFVFTANQRFNYKVIIGDEHQVDYVIDTKESAPAKTKDRRPVTVGEFIKMARNYPVLNELGNINKRDFIHKDLMYQCTNPKFDVNVIEAFSYKNPHHVILHLKVRNVTSDVYELKEKNTNVYVNGQKFQPQYVAFDDTQLKSGSSTEAWLILAGTYISLDNKFTFGIGVGHAEGICY from the coding sequence ATGAAATATTTAATCCTCATATTTTTATTGTGTATCACAACTCCACTATGGGCGGACAGCAGATATTTGCCCAATGATAAAGTTTTGTACGAAAACCCTCAAGAACAGGATGTTCTGAAGGTCAACACGGCCATGGGCTACTGCACGGTTTTAGAATTTCCGGACAAGCCGACGATGGTGAGTGTTGGAGATAATTCCATGATTCAAATTGAAGTTCCGCAAAATTCAAAAAGTATCGTTATTAAGCCTTTGGAGGAGTCCGGAGAAACAAACCTGTTTGTCTTTACGGCCAATCAACGGTTTAACTACAAGGTGATCATAGGTGATGAACATCAGGTCGATTATGTTATTGATACGAAGGAATCCGCACCAGCAAAGACCAAAGACCGGAGGCCAGTTACCGTTGGTGAATTCATCAAGATGGCCAGAAATTATCCGGTTTTGAATGAATTGGGCAACATTAACAAGCGTGATTTTATACATAAGGATTTAATGTATCAATGCACTAATCCGAAATTTGACGTAAACGTGATAGAGGCTTTCAGCTACAAAAATCCGCATCACGTTATCCTTCATTTGAAAGTTAGAAACGTAACTAGTGATGTCTACGAATTGAAGGAAAAAAATACAAATGTATATGTTAACGGCCAAAAGTTCCAGCCGCAGTATGTGGCGTTTGATGACACTCAACTAAAATCGGGATCTTCGACAGAGGCATGGCTGATTTTAGCCGGTACATATATTTCTCTGGATAATAAATTCACTTTTGGGATAGGAGTGGGACATGCAGAAGGTATCTGTTATTAA
- a CDS encoding TraE/TraK family type IV conjugative transfer system protein, with amino-acid sequence MSELAFNRVILEKNNQVLAILGIASLALNLILSIILTTAVQKPPLIVYEDTEHMSALRLKKYKIEEDIIKDFTTMIVSQYLNFNYVSLTNQIDGISPYLAPRPLDAILESYKRNQFKMEKENISQEFIVGEMKITKKKNPFWIEVQGVRVINADGNKKNDEITYIFEIGKVNPTQSNPYGLQILDVVEKKDQDGGKKK; translated from the coding sequence ATGAGTGAATTAGCTTTTAATCGAGTCATTCTTGAGAAAAACAATCAGGTTTTAGCGATATTAGGTATCGCGTCATTGGCATTAAATTTGATTTTATCAATTATTCTGACTACGGCTGTTCAAAAGCCGCCATTAATTGTGTACGAAGACACCGAGCATATGTCGGCTTTAAGGTTAAAGAAATACAAGATCGAGGAAGATATTATCAAAGATTTTACAACCATGATCGTCAGTCAATATTTGAATTTTAACTACGTTTCATTAACCAATCAGATTGACGGCATTTCTCCTTACCTTGCCCCGCGCCCTCTTGACGCGATACTTGAATCTTATAAGCGCAATCAGTTCAAGATGGAGAAAGAAAACATTTCCCAGGAATTTATCGTTGGGGAGATGAAGATCACAAAAAAGAAAAACCCTTTCTGGATCGAAGTGCAGGGAGTCCGGGTCATTAATGCCGATGGTAACAAGAAAAACGATGAGATTACCTATATTTTTGAAATTGGTAAGGTCAATCCAACTCAATCGAATCCCTATGGTTTGCAAATCCTTGATGTTGTCGAGAAAAAGGATCAGGACGGAGGGAAAAAGAAATGA